A single window of Hyla sarda isolate aHylSar1 chromosome 2, aHylSar1.hap1, whole genome shotgun sequence DNA harbors:
- the CLDN4 gene encoding claudin-4: protein MQTNSSHGCQGYMYPTLITSHTYILISQATTSFLFFSSARKKKAMASLGLQVLGIALSIVGWLGSLVCCALPMWRVTAFIGNNIVVAQIMWEGLWMNCVVQSTGQMQCKIYDSMLALPQDLQAARALIVIAIVVGLLGVMLSIIGGKCTNCVEDESAKAKVMIVCGIIMIVAGILTLIPVSWSANNIIRDFYNPLVMEAQKRELGASLYIGWAAAALFILGGGMLCCNCPPRDQKPYSAKYSAARSGPASNYV from the coding sequence AtgcagacaaactcctcccaTGGGTGTCAGGGATATATGTATCCTACTTTGATCACATCTCACACTTACATCCTTATCAGCCAAGCTACAACATCCTTCTTATTCTTCAGCTCAGCAAGGAAGAAGAAAGCAATGGCCTCCTTAGGTCTGCAAGTCCTGGGCATTGCCCTTTCCATCGTAGGCTGGCTGGGCTCCCTGGTCTGTTGTGCTCTCCCCATGTGGAGAGTGACTGCCTTTATCGGTAACAACATTGTGGTGGCCCAAATCATGTGGGAAGGACTATGGATGAACTGCGTGGTGCAAAGCACTGGACAGATGCAATGCAAGATCTACGACTCCATGCTTGCCCTGCCCCAGGATCTTCAGGCAGCCAGAGCCCTCATTGTCATAGCCATCGTTGTTGGTCTCCTGGGAGTTATGTTGTCCATTATTGGAGGCAAGTGCACCAATTGCGTAGAAGATGAGTCCGCAAAAGCCAAGGTCATGATTGTCTGTGGAATTATTATGATCGTGGCTGGAATCCTTACCCTGATCCCTGTCTCCTGGTCTGCAAACAACATCATCAGGGACTTCTACAACCCACTGGTGATGGAAGCACAGAAGAGAGAGCTGGGGGCATCACTGTACATCGGATGGGCTGCAGCTGCCCTGTTCATCCTAGGTGGTGGAATGCTGTGCTGCAACTGCCCACCAAGGGATCAGAAACCCTACTCTGCCAAATATTCAGCAGCAAGATCTGGGCCAGCCAGCAACTATGTGTAA